The following DNA comes from Thunnus thynnus chromosome 3, fThuThy2.1, whole genome shotgun sequence.
TTTTAAAAGCCTTCTGCTGGTGTGATTATGATTTCCGGCAGTGACTGTGATGTTGCTCGGGGGCTCTGCATTTGTGAGGCCATGACACAAGCCCGCACCACTATGTCTGACTGAGGAGATGATGATGTCTGTAATGACGAAGATGAGGAGAGGTGGTGCTTTCTGAGCAGGATCAGTTTTGGGTTCCTCAGTAAGGTGTAAAGCAACACCCAATGTCTCCTGGCCCGGCCATTCACAGCTGATTCTGGAAAAAGTAGAGTAGTAGGGTTAAACATAAGTGCATAAATGCAAAAAAGTCATTTAATAGAGGGTACTACTTCGGTCACGAGCCTGTGGTATATTTAATAGATGACAGGTGGAAGCAGACGACGATTGTTCATGTCAGTgccacaaatacacacacatatatacataccaGATGGTGTGTTGCTGAATGTGGAGTATGCAGACGCCGTGTCTCTCGCCAGTGTGTTGGAGACCAGCAGCTGGCAGAAACACACCATGACTGGATTGTTATGATAGTGGTCAGCGAAGATCATCCCAATCCATGTAGTGTAACCTGGAATGTGCAGGAAATACTGTTAGATACACACATCATAAACGAGAAAGAGCGCTGCATTTATAGTGTTAAACAATCTGCATTTGAGAAGCAGAGAAGCTGATTAACTTAAGCAGCATGTGAATTAAAAGTTTAAGCCCGAAGCTCTACACACATACTTGACAAAAGCAACAATGGTTACAAGTCCTGgtgaacaggaagtgaacaaaTATGTAACACTAACACATTTATGAATGCTGGGTGGTTTATATGTAGTTTCTCTGATTAAAGCTGTTATCCAAGTCCAACTGACTTCACTGTTTGCTGACATTTATCCATCATGTCTCTGGGAAAGATAATGATGAAGTTGTCACAGTGCttgctctctttgtctttctgtcttttcctctttctttctagTATTAATCATTGACTGACATTCATTACTGACATATTCCTAAACCCAGTGTTCCAGTTATATATAAAGCTATTTATCTGAAATATATCATTTTGGataaatacaaaatgacattttgtctTGAGAAACACAGCCTGTGGATGTGAAATACTGCCATCTCCTGGAAGATGCTGTGGATGCGAGCACCTCAAGGAGGaatgaaatgtatgaatatAATATGACCAAACCTTATAGTAATGAAACCTACCACCATCAAATAATGgtaacaataaaataatccCTTATCTACCACTATTTCACGTTAGAATTGATGTTTGGCTAGCACTTGTTAattccttaaaaaaataattcactttTGATAAGTTTATGTTTCAGTTCAAGTTAAGCTTACCAGTATCCAGGCTTTCATATCCTCTCTGCATAATTGTTCGGTCTATGCGAGACACCAGCCATGTTCCCACCACAATGCTGCACAGCAGTCTAAATATGCAGTTTCCGATCCCCATTACCACGTTgtagaaaaagaagaagtagTTGAAGCAGTGGAATGCTTTCCTGAAGGCGAGAGGGAGAGCGAACTGTGAGTTCAAGTTACTGCACAGAACAGTTTTACTCTGAATCATGTTCACTTGTTCTATTAATATTTGACTTATTGGTATAAAGGGGtttttccaaaatgtaaaacaccatcacatgttttttttttctctatctgCATGTTTCAGCAAGTCACTGAAGCTACTTTGCACTGTTGATTAAGTGAGGAAGTTCATGTTATATGGCAGCACCATTACATCAAATGATTTACACATAATATCCTCAAACAGTCCTCAGCTAATCATTTAATACTATCTGTGCTTCGCCTTTTTCAACAACCACTTCCCTTTTCAAGTTAGTGTTTGCTGACAAATAGAGGACCTGATTTTAAGTGTGACGTCCCAGGGATGGTTTTATGGTCCACACTTAATATCTGTATTGACCTGTTATTCAGAGCCAGAGGTTTGCCTTTATCGATAGGAGATATTTTATCCTGAAGGAAGAAAATCTGGACCAGAGCTATCTGCAGAATCACCAGGACTATCACGAGACCGATGGTCAgactgagagacagaagaggaaagacaaaaaaatcaatcaatacaaCCATCTACCATTAGTCCATCCATCATCTATtgatctacacacacacacacacacagaaagcagcCTTACATTATGATGCCAAGGTTGGCGAGCATGTGCAGTACAATTCCATCCTTTACAGGAAGAATGAGCAAATATGTCAACAGCAGGGCAAACACGAACTGAACAAAGTGGACTATCAGGTAGCCTAacgagacaaaaaaaaaaaaagatgagacaCTCTTGCAATTATCTCACATAATTTATTCATGTTGTAATCCTTTACTGACACTAATGGGCTGACTGTACATTGTGTTTTATAATCTTACATTTTTATAATGCAGCAATCAAAATGTACAATTATATTATGTGTGACAGTTCAACTGGATGCAGGTTTGGAAGTTTCACTGACATCGTAACATGAGCACTTACAACTGTTGTAATTGTTCAATAAAACTTTTATTGCAAACACATTTAACAATATTGTAGTGAaggtttccaatgtttttttttgtcaaggatggaaaacaaacactgaaacacactcaGACCATTGGACACTAACACTCTCCACTGAGATCCTTTGAGAAAAATTTGTGATGTGAAGCAGTTTTCACATCATGCGGCTGGTGTTTGAGTGGTGATTCTGTCACCTTATATAATCTAGGATGTCCTGATGCACATTATTTTTGCTCAgctgctgtatgtgttttgaaAGCATACAGTACAGAATAGTCAgttgttcatattttttcagcagatgaaacacTTACCCCACAGTGTAAACGCTATTTGCCATCCAGAGTATCTTGTAATGGAAGCCTGCAGAGATCAATAGAGAGTTGAGCATTTCTAGTTTTTGgtgacaagtgtgtgtgtgtgaacctaATGTATGCAATAATATGAGAGGCCAAATAGAATGAGATGCAAACTTTCACACCCACCACAtatgcacacaaatgttcacATGCATAGAGTACCCACATGCTCTACATATTTGAAGCACTTACAATTTTCCATTGTGGCGCTTTATCAAGAAGGCTGAGAGCCAGTACCAAATTTGGATGATCAtgtaatattttgcattttgcagcTGGTGGGGTACAGTTATCATGTGGTTTACAATATGTGGCCAAACATTTTCAGGAAATATGTACATCATACACTGTGACACACATCATGACCTGACCTGAAAACACAGTTAAACTGGGGGCCAGTGTCACACTGGTGAATGCTGATTCAGAGTATTTAGTGCCAAACTGAAATCAGATTTTTCCTGGGTTTGTCTGccatctgttgtgtgtgtgtgtgtgtgtgtgtgtgtgtgtgtatgtgtgtgtgtgtgtgtgtgtgtgtgtgtgtgtgtgtgtgggtctgtcataggctactttcagggacaaatTTCTGACTTCaaaccagttaattggggacagcttgtccaaTTTGGGACAAAAGTCATGTCCCCAATTGGTAAAACGTaaatttttgggtcagtggttaaggttagggttaggtttaggcaagtactggttatggttagggttaagtctccaggaaatcaATGTAAGTCTATTGAAGAAGCAAATACACATTTGGGTAGAGACTTGATAATCAAGTGACGTCTGGGAACAACCCATTGATTTCCTGCCTTtgacccctgctgatttgaccttttGGATCCTGTCTGAATGCAGCACCCCCTCCTGTTCCTGCCCCTTGATTTCATCTGTCTGGGTGCTCCTTCCtttccccccacccccacccccttaCTATGTTGACCCTTGATCTTGACTGTGTCACACTGTAAGTTCTGAATGCAAATGCCCTCCCTTCCTACCTTTTGTTTACCATTTGTTGATCACTGCTGTGATCTTACAgtataaaatgtttccattttttggagtgtgtgtgtgtgtgtgtgtttgtgtgtttgtgtgtgtgtgtgtgtgtgtgtgtgtgtgtgtcacttacCACACTGGCAGCAGAGCGAGGGTTGTGAAACTTCTCAGGAAGAAAACCCTTCTGTCCTTTCCACAGCCTCTTCAAGTGTTTCCTGTGGCATCAGTATACCATGTGactcatttatgtttttgtttttttagataaCTTATTGAGAAATTTAATCTAACATGTTTGAGTTTAAACTTCAATACAATTTTGATACTTATTTTTTAGGGCTTTTACCTGTAACATGCCAATACGTGCAAGGTGTAGGCGACAGAGTTGAGACTAGCAAAGATGGTGGTAGCTAGCCAAGTCTCTGGAAGGAAAGAAACTAAGACAATTATGTGTCTGGTGGACACATAATATCATCAATAGCATCAAAAATAGTCCGGTAGACCAACTCACCCCTGGACACATATATGAAATTTTCCAGCTGTGGTATCATGGCTGCCAGAGCTCCAGTGTTATTACAGGAGGTAACCAGATTTTTCAGTGTGTCCTTCCACTCCTCTGCTTTGTCAAAAACCACTTTACTGAGAGTGTAGTCGGCCAGAGTCACCTAAAGGGATGACGGACAGACAAATACGTACATAGGTACCATTTGATATGCAGACCTTTCCAAAACAAAGTGGGTAGATAAGACATTTgatcacacataaacacacacaactttgTTTTTACCGTATATAGGCAGATAAGGGATATGATGGCAGTGCCGATGATCCTGTTGGGGAACTTGAAGTAGGGATCCCACTCATACACTCTGCTCTGGAACCAGCTGAGGGGCTTACTGCAACAGAGACAGTTCAAAAcattggttgtgtgtgtgtgtgtgtgtatccttgactacatttttcttcttttaagtGCTTTTTGTTTGAGGTTTTGCGGCAGCTGTGTGacataaatcatttcaaattctGCCATGCAAAATTTAAATGAAGTTGAGGAGCGGACTCACAACACCTTGGATCATGGAATTTACCAGCAACAGCTGAACACACCACCTTGGACTTTAAGTCAGCCTTTATAGTACTGCATTACCACACAACAATAATGTAAATTTGGCAATAAACATATAGAGCATAACATCTgacaaatgacattttcactgtGATGAATCTTACACTCAGTCCCTATAAATGCTGTACATATCTCACTCATATAATCTCAAGGTTCAAAGTGCACATGATTTGTATGAAACTTGCAGAATCAGAGAACAATAACCAAAAGAACTGAAAATCCTCAATTAAACAAGGAACACTTGAAAGCAGCATCGgtgcgcatgtgtgtgagtgtgtattctACCTGTATGCCGGTGCTTTCTTCAGTAGTCTCTTAACATGCTGCACCTGGTGTTCAATCAGCTCCTCGGGGTTCTGATGGCAGATTGAGCATATTAATCCTcacacagttcttttttttgaaaaacacttACAGAGTAAAAATGTAAACTCTGTCACTGATGCTTAGCATGTTGTGCATATATTGTGTacagcaaaaataacaaaacattaaagaaaagaaattaaacacaaaagtaacattaaaaaacattcaaaacaaagcACAAAAGTAGAGTAAAATTAATAGAAAACTGTTTTCTATAAGTTTCTTAATATATGAGAAATTAAATCTCATATTGTCTTATTGTATTGCGTAGTAGGTTTTACTTTCGGAGCAATACAAAGCCAGTGATTTTATGCATTAGGCATGCTGACCTCCTGCTCCAACTGCAGATGTATTCGGACACCTTTGACCAGTATGTAGATAAATCGTCccaagaggaagatgagggagACGATGCAGGGCCACTGGACAATCACCTTCTGGTATTCACCCAAAACCTACCAAAAACATAGACATTAAGTCATTaagttattcatttttaattaatattcatACTAAACACCAACAGCCAACTCTTCATAATATCTTTGTAAATTTTTTGTAGAACCTAATTTATTTAGGTGCAGACTGAGACCCAGAGATAGTTGCTAGGTGGAAGCCACAATGCATTAGTTTTCTGCTAGCTTTCATGATATGTTTAGTACCCACCTACCTTACCACCTGGACAGGTGAATGTATCCCAGGCTGTGATGATGATCCTAGAAAAAATCACAcagacatttatatatatatatatctgcatATTTCAGAagtgtttatgttatttttatagaaGTAACTattataatatttcattttttatgtatgttttacaATGTtatgacatatactgtatgttttaacaTATATGAATGAAAGTTTACCACAACAAAGAGTAGAGTATTCCCAGCACAGCCCCAGTCATTCTGAAAGGTGTGGACAGACAGGCAAAGAGAGGGAAATTCACCAGGCCCACCTCTAAAGCGCCAATCAGGTACACGAATGCTGAAGAGAACAGTCAGGAAACATCTcatcagtcagtgtgtttgtttcttgtaTCTGTAAGGTTATTATGTTTGAATATAGAGCCGACAGCATACAGTAACATAACAATGGTAACCAGTTAGAGCACCTCTGGCCCAGTTTGGGAAGTTGAAGGGGACGTAATGTTCAGAGAAGAGCAGCAGGACACTGGTGGACACTGCACCGAACGCAAACCCATAGGACCAACGATTACTGAGGCCGCCTACGGTGTCCAAAGGCCTGGTGAACAATAATGACATCATGACATGAACAACAACTGCTTATACTGTGGCTGCTTATAGTAGcctgatatacagtaaaaaaaaacctagaCAGTTCAGATACATAGTTGCATATCACAACATTTGTACTGAATTAAAATTTTCATAGAAGaaatttatatacagtaacaaTTTATTCCTGTTATTGACTTACACCACAATGGCAAAACGTCCCCTCAGGAACGGCAGTTTGTGGTCAATGGTCAGTCTCTGTGCTCTTTTCTGGAGGAATGAAAGCACCCCTGCAATCAGCACCTGGAAGACGACCAATCAATTTATTACATAGAAACATGTACTGCAACAACACTATCACATTGTGTGCATCAACAGCCATGTAAGTGTGCTTCAACAGTATTCTTGATCAGGCCACCGTAACTACCTGCTCATTCATTGTAATTGTACTACCACTGTGCATGTATTCATTTTGCTACTAGTGTTACTTTAGATGTCCTGGTTGTACTGTATTCTGATGTAGTATTGCATATTTTGTCCCTCCTCTGTCACTCTTCTTTACGTGCACTCCcactttttttattaataaaaagtCTGTTGTGGAGATGTTTTATTAGGATCGGAGGTACGACATGATTTAGCCAAGTAAGACATGTTCCTGGACCAACATTGGTCCATTGTTGTTCCAGGAACACGTTGGTCCAACATTGTGGTCCAGGAACATGTCGTACTGGGCTAAGGAACATGTCCTACCTGGCTAAATCATGTTGCGCAAGATCGGAGGGTGTCATATGTTATATGACCCTGTCTATCATTATGTAGTGTTAATAGTGAACATATAAATAAAGCCACTTCCCTGCATGTATGAGTAAATATATGCtgctgatattaaaaaaaagcaagtaTTGTTCCAAGCCTTGTTCTCATATTGCAGGTTAATTGGATGTACTACTTACCGCTGGAATGAGTGAAAAGTGAAAGAAGAGGTCTACCGAGATTCCATTTTGACAGTCTTGGACTGTGGAGTCCCTGCAGAGACAGTGACGATATGAACacaatgtaatataatgtattttaaCTGGTCTGAAGTGAAAGGACACAAAACAAGATAGAATAGAGGGAAAccaaattaaactgaattaaaatcAATGTGATGGACTAGATAGACCTGAGTAGGCTtagactgaactgaactaatcaaaaaaggttaaaaaaacgtacacttaataataatatgagTTCATAATGCATCAGTAAGCtcttgtttactgttgtttacTTGTTAACTGTCTTGATTCAAAACTATTCGAATCAATCCTACAATCTTACACTACAGGTAACATTACCATAATCACCCAACAGCTGATACTAACAAGGTGAAGAGCAGGATCGTAATGTCATCGTAAATTAACAGTCTGTACTTACACTTGTTCCATCTGGTTTCTTATCATCCTTGATGAGTCCATTCATTGAAGTCTGGGAAGCTTTGTTTCTGCTGTACTGTAAGGAGAAAGGAAGGGACTGTGAACTGTGACAGAAACCACTTCTGCGTTTCCGGGTTTCAACCATGTGACTCACGcacttgacctttgacctcaggaTTCAACACTTTATTtccctctgtttttttgttttttttatgtccacTCTCCCCGCGTGTTGCTCTGTGCTTCTGTGTCATCTTCCTACCTTCCTTCTTTTGCCAACTGCTCAGTTTGgctttgtcacacacacacacacacacatgcccccTGAGCATTATTGATCACTGTGTTACTCAGTATGAGGACTGTAAACATTAGAGCTCCCACGGAGATGACCAACCGATCATTCACCTCCTGCCTTCACTTTACAAAGGAATGCTGATGGCGTTACATTAATCCATGTCCTTTGTTTCTTTTAGCTTTCTCTGTATCAGCTCCATTGGAAAACTTACATTTAATGGCTCCCTTTTCTTGAATTTTTCACTTTCTAGTatctgttttgcttttattacataCACCATCCAGACATATTAACATCAGACTCAGTGAGAGTTGgattttattcataaaaaaaagaaaatatcagatGGTTTACTGCTGATTTTTATTGTTCATGGCAATGAGACATTTAGGAGAGTCGGGATCCATTTCAAAGATCCGTGTTGGATTGATTATCAGATTCCAACTGGTCACCTTGGCGACAACATCACCACCTGCGCAGATCAGCAGCTCTCCTCCTTGGCAACCAAAATGTCCATCTTGGTTTTTCTGCAAAGAGAAGCATGACATGACATTCTGTGTTTCACTCAGCTTTAACTTTATATCAGTGTAGGTGAACAGTACGGAGCGCCCCCAAGAGTCTGTAGAGCAGAGTGAAAATGAGGCCACTCAAAAAGACTCTTCAATTAGAGATTAGGTGTTCAAAGCCATCAGTGAAAATTATTAATAAAGCAAACTATTTGTTACAGGATTACAAGACAGAATATCAACAGAGAGTGAGATAGAAACAGAGAACAGATTGTCATATTGTTCCTGTTCATCTTCTGTGTGGTTTGGACGAGGGTTGGCGATGACATCAGCAAGAGCTGTGCttcatgaaataaaattaatttctcCAAATCATCCATCAGtagatttaattaaaaaaaatctgtcaactTGTCTTGCcagtgtttttgtctctctggAATGAAAACACCAATGCAGAAGGACCTCCTGAAATCTAGtgctttttttcaaaaacaatgcATATGTGAATAGTATTTGGTCACCAGAGATGTAACTGTCATTTTCCAGTAAACACTAGTGACCCCatgaaacacaaataaacagtcATTTGAATTGGCTGCGGCTGTCAGCCAGAGTTCAGTATTGTGTCTTCTAATTCTTTCACCACCAGGTGGCGACACTTTTTCCCTCCATAAAGTCAACTTGGGTGATATGAACTTGTGTGAGTGCCATGAGAGAGGAACAGCTGTGTGTACTCACTGTCTCTGGGCACACAGGATACACTCATTGGCATAGGTGTTTCCATCACTGCCACACACAGGGGCGAGATTCAGAGGACACGCCACGATCTCCTCTAAGTTAGGACAAGACGGCTGccataacataaaacacaaggGGTCTGGTGTCATATTCTTTCTTTCATTACATCAGAAGAAAGTTCATTCACCATATAATTCCctcattaatacattttctacacatacacagtgaTACATAAAACACCTTCCTATGCATCCGCAGTACTTTGCAAGTCAAATGCTTCCATGTGTCACCTTTCTCATGAGTCCAAAGTTCTCCTCCACATCTGCAAATAGAGCAGATTACTTCTGAAACCATAAATACATAGATAATTAACTCCACACCGCATAAAATCCAGCTTACATGCAAATACAGAGGCAACTCACCTGATACAGAAAGAAATATCATATGCAGGCACAACTGACTATACATCCACAGATATGAATTAATAAAAGTATACTGGGATGAAGCACACGTCAAATCCAAAACTACCTGTCACACATTTTAACATAGTCTATGTTATTGATATAGTTGATCTATTAATTTTAATGCACTATAAATACAGGTAGAGTATATATGATTTtacatatgtgtgtacatgACACTCTACAGTGCCTGTAAAAAGTGTGCAAACAAGTATGTTGTATTATTTGTgagttgttttcactttgacattaaaagATTAGTGTCAAAAAACCACATTTAGTCTACTTTGCTTCAATGGtgtaagacaataaaacataaaaactccTAGTAAATATAGGCACTGTATGTTAGATACTATGCATCTAAACAGGTAACTGTGCAAAACTGCCTCATAGACTGAAATCTCCATAACAGCCTCCAAACTAGAATGCAAATACCTCAAATAAAGTTTGGTGATTGTTcatgtgaagcttctatttttgtctttcttacCTGCGGCCACACAAAAGAGCAGGAATGCGAGAAGAACAACTCTTCCAGTCATGATGGATGTCGGTGGATGAATAACCTACAGTGACAGAAACCTctgagttgtgtttctgttttgtgtacgtgggagtgtgtgtgtgcgcgcgtgtgggAACGCAGCAGGTGAAAATAGACACACAAACTCATGCTCACTCTAGAAACTCACAGTCACCAGCGCACATTATCACACATTTCAACACCCACATATCTACTCAACTCACTGTATCTGCTGTTCAGTCAGTAGCTCGGTTGAGAGAATAAACTTTATGAATAAAAGGATctaaattgacaaaaaaaaaatgcatcaaagaggcaacttttttttttcaaaatgtatgaattttatttattaatgtaaagaGTAACTATACAGAATGGGTAACAGACTCAAACAGCTGTTGTTTaatacttaaaaatgtaaacaaataataatattgagCACGAGAGGAGAAAATCACCACATTAGTACTGTCCTGCGTTTCTCTCTATATCCTCACTATTGTCTCAACTTTTCACAATTCCACTCTGTTCTGTCAATCACATGAAAGCCTTCATTCACCATTTCAAGTTTCagacaaatgtatttaatgcaGTGGTGAAGTCATGTCTGTTTTCCAGTGCAGagatttgctttttaaatgtttaatttgccATAATCAAATCCCTACTTCTACATCGTGGAAACAAATAGTTACTAAGTCTTTAAAGTGCTCATATTTAGGAGAGGGGGTTTGGTGGGTTGAGGCTTGTAAACCCGAAGGCCCACAGCAGTTATTACATCCCCGAGGTAACGGAAACCCCTTCCAAAATTTTATATGACACAGAGCACCCGTAATGACAATCTGTCATCAATTTGAACCCTGGATATAATTTTCAGACTATAAAGCATTACAAGCACATATTCTAATTAAAGTGGTCCCTGTTTCTGTTTAGTCTGGCTTCTTGACTAACTATAGAAACATAATTTAATGTGAAGTATCTCAGTATCTCTTTGGGTCTAAGAGTTTCTGGCGGTAGATAACTCCAGTGCGGTAGCTTATTAATGTGTACCAACTGATTACAATTTGGCAACGTCACTAGAAGATAGAAAGAACTTGTAGTCAGATGGAGACTGAATGAGATcacacatgttcatgtttttgagCTGCTGACGACGACGACAGAGGAGAATTTCTGTCGATTTAAACTGACCTGATGGATAAAGAACTGAAATCAAAGCACAACAGTTGCCTCCTTAAGATTATGCTGGTTGATCAAAGATACATATTTAGCTCGATTTTGGCACAGATACTCCACTTTGTTCACTCCACTGGTAACATCACATAACTGCTACTGTACATAATATCCACAGCAATGCTGGCTCAGCTCTAATCTGCTCCTGTCGTGCCCTCACACATTGGTATAAAAGCATGTGTTGCTGGAACAGGTACCATCTTTAGATCCCatacaagcagaaacagtctTCTCCGTGTATGAGTGCTACAGTTTTACCCGCAGGAACATCTCATTCATCtcatggccaaaaaaaaaaaaaaaaaaaatcacattttgacatgttttcttcttttttttacaacataatTCAGATTTAGACCCCACATGTACATATGTGCCAGTAATCCAACAACAACGAAGCAGAATTAAGTCCTCTCCAGTCCTTTACACGCTCATCTGATGGCATACTTtggcgcgcgcacacacacacacacacacaagtgctgATAGTCCAGGTGCGTGGCCCAGTGGAAAGCATGCAATATATATTTCTACATAACTTTCAAAAAACCAGTCCAAATTGTTCATCACTCTTCATCTTTCACTTGAAGTCACAACTGCCAGTTCGTGACGATCCTCTTGTGTCCtttctgatttgatttaaagAGAGCAGGGCGAGTACAACAAGCCGTTATAGCAGACTGCACATTCTGTACAGACATCAAGCAaccacaagattttttttttgttgacaatgaaaagacatttctttaaaaaaaaccaaaacaaaacaggttaGTTTCATTCATCATCTCCACAAAAACCTGCTTTT
Coding sequences within:
- the stra6l gene encoding STRA6-like, whose product is MDSSRMIRNQMEQVDSTVQDCQNGISVDLFFHFSLIPAVLIAGVLSFLQKRAQRLTIDHKLPFLRGRFAIVVPLDTVGGLSNRWSYGFAFGAVSTSVLLLFSEHYVPFNFPNWARAFVYLIGALEVGLVNFPLFACLSTPFRMTGAVLGILYSLLWIIITAWDTFTCPGGKVLGEYQKVIVQWPCIVSLIFLLGRFIYILVKGVRIHLQLEQENPEELIEHQVQHVKRLLKKAPAYSKPLSWFQSRVYEWDPYFKFPNRIIGTAIISLICLYTVTLADYTLSKVVFDKAEEWKDTLKNLVTSCNNTGALAAMIPQLENFIYVSRETWLATTIFASLNSVAYTLHVLACYRKHLKRLWKGQKGFLPEKFHNPRSAASVASITRYSGWQIAFTLWGYLIVHFVQFVFALLLTYLLILPVKDGIVLHMLANLGIIILTIGLVIVLVILQIALVQIFFLQDKISPIDKGKPLALNNRKAFHCFNYFFFFYNVVMGIGNCIFRLLCSIVVGTWLVSRIDRTIMQRGYESLDTGYTTWIGMIFADHYHNNPVMVCFCQLLVSNTLARDTASAYSTFSNTPSESAVNGRARRHWVLLYTLLRNPKLILLRKHHLSSSSSLQTSSSPQSDIVVRACVMASQMQSPRATSQSLPEIIITPAEGF
- the spink4 gene encoding serine peptidase inhibitor, Kazal type 4, giving the protein MTGRVVLLAFLLFCVAADVEENFGLMRKPSCPNLEEIVACPLNLAPVCGSDGNTYANECILCAQRQKTKMDILVAKEESC